A window of Hirundo rustica isolate bHirRus1 chromosome 27, bHirRus1.pri.v3, whole genome shotgun sequence contains these coding sequences:
- the NBR1 gene encoding next to BRCA1 gene 1 protein isoform X3, producing the protein MEPRVTLRVTCRGDTRTFLVSDPAHTTWADVEAMVKVSFDLDNIQIKYIDEDNDEVSVNSKEEYEEALKIAVKQGNQLQMNAYEKNSSRALQLHEKIATEKLVLLKDEKKPLLHYSMLAQGLKEELKNNEELTIQQQLNQTTTGSTNENPPEWFTSYLETFREQVVKETVERLEQKLYEKLVHHSQPPDFCESSIAGAPPPSESSSSQCDWLMSCCNCQARIVGVRYQCSLCPAYNICEECEAGTYAHDPNHVLLKLRRPIPCVADSYSLAELSPRLPATLEQVRLQKQMDKRFLKAEKQRLRAEKKQRKAEVRELKKQLKLHRKIHLWNSVHVLETNSSPALKSESLQPNTFLSPNQPFQAIVPTLSAVFVDENLPDGTHLKPGTKFIKHWRMKNTGNVEWSSDTKLKLMWGNLTLASSEKKDVLVPSLPSGQVGTVSVEFVAPNIEGTYTSHWRLSHRGEQFGPRIWCSIVVDPSPAAEYVESDWKDSDSCQNSQASSTKQDASFKTETGAQVIGEIAEQAEVSLPTVPLKIKNLPSEREFYIPSVDLLTAQDLLSFELLDINIVQELERVPHNTPVGMAEACLSVDSSVGKVKAEHGLSQEEGEEDMSGTQFVCETVIRSLTLDAAPDHKPPQKNPKILQNSLQTLQDTFSCNMINEESPINSNCNSKKEAKIHQAEPVTEKSCGDLPLSDESTRPCGGTGNCDEEEDDKDDVQSQCSSASSEDYIIILPECFDTSRPLGDSMYSSALSQPGVEKPGEPEAVAESPEGGSQPEIQRISDALTTSQTLPAVPSTPATVDSLPQTQRNLSSLQNSIFQEPNTPASESISSAPHDQVQREEPSGEDNHGPGSSAFLTRFSEYPRYPQGSSIAGELVKGALSVAASAYKALFAGPPIIEQQPAAPEEQTAALLSSLCEMGFCDRQLNLSLLKKHNNNMIEVVTELLHISNRDWCSRC; encoded by the exons ATGGAGCCGCGGGTCACCCTGCGCGTCACCTGCCGCGGCGACACCCGCACCTTCCTCGTGTCCGACCCCGCGCACACGACGTGGGCCGATGTGGAGGCCATG gtTAAAGTTTCATTTGACCTGGACAACATTCAGATCAAGTACATTGATGAGGATAATGATGAG GTCTCTGTGAACAGCAAAG aGGAATATGAAGAAGCTCTGAAG ATTGCAGTTAAACAAGGAAATCAGCTTCAGATGAATGCTTATGAAAAGAATTCTTCTCGTGCTTTGCAACTGcatgaaaaaattgcaacagAAAAGCTGGTGCTTCTTAAAGATGAGAAGAAACCACTTTTGCATTATTCCATGCTAGCTCAGGGGTtaaaggaagaattaaaaaataatgaggaGCTGACCATTCAG caaCAGCTAAATCAGACCACAACAGGAAGCACAAATGAAAATCCTCCAGAATGGTTTACTAGCTACTTGGAAACA ttCAGGGAGCAAGTAGTCAAGGAGACTGttgagaggctggagcagaagcTGTATGAGAAGCTTGTTCATCACAGTCAGCCTCCAGACTTTTGTGAGAGCTCGATTGCAGGAGCACCTCCACCTtcggagagcagcagcagccagtgtGACTGGCTGATGTCGTGCTGCAACTGCCAGGCTCGCATTGTTGGGGTGCGCTACCAGTGCAG CCTTTGTCCAGCCTACAACATCTGTGAAGAGTGCGAAGCAGGAACGTATGCACACGATCCAAACCACGTCCTGCTAAAGCTGCGCAGACCCATCCCCTGCGTCGCTGACAGTtacagcctggcagagctctccccaCGCCTGCCTGCTACTCTGGAGCAAGTCAG GCTCCAGAAGCAGATGGACAAAAGATTTCTGAAGGCAGAGAAGCAAAGATTGCgagcagaaaagaaacagcGAAAAGCAGAGGTCCGAGAGctcaaaaagcagctgaaattgcACAGGAAAATTCATCTGTGGAACTCTGTCCATGTGTTGGAAACAAATAGCTCACCTGCTCTGAAATCTGAGAGTCTCCAGCCTAATACCTTCCT GAGCCCTAATCAACCTTTCCAAGCTATTGTCCCAACACTAAGTGCAGTATTTGTGGATGAGAATTTGCCTGATGGTACTCACTTGAAACCAGGAACAAAGTTTATCAAACATTGGCGAATGAAAAATACTGGCAATGTGGAGTGGAGCTCAGACACAAAG TTGAAACTTATGTGGGGCAATCTGACCTTGGCATCTTCTGAGAAAAAAGATGTGTTAGTGCCATCCCTTCCATCTGGACAAGTGGGAACTGTTTCAGTTGAGTTTGTAGCTCCCAACATCGAAGGAACTTACACTTCTCACTGGAGACTGTCACACAGAGGGGAACAGTTTGGGCCAAGGATCTGGTGCAGTATTGTTGTggatccctctccagctgctgagtaCGTAGAAAGTGATTGGAAGGATTCTGACTCCTGTCAGAACAGTCAAGCTTCCAGCACCAAACAG gATGCTTCCTTCAAGACAGAAACAGGTGCTCAAGTGATAGGTGAAATTGCAGAGCAGGCTGAAGTATCTCTGCCAACTGTTCCTTTAAAGATCAAAAATCTGCCAAGTGAGAGAGAATTTTATATCCCATCTGTCGATCTCCTCACTGCACAG GATTTGCTGTCCTTTGAGCTGTTGGACATTAATATTGTGCAGGAATTGGAGCGAGTGCCACACAATACTCCTGTTG GAATGGCAGAAGCCTGCCTTTCTGTGGACTCTTCTGTGGGGAAAGTGAAAGCTGAACATGGATTGAgccaggaggaaggggaggaagatATGAGTGGGACTCAGTTTGTCTGTGAAACTGTCATTCGATCTCTGACCCTGGATGCTGCACCTGACCACAagcccccacaaaaaaaccccaaaatcctccagA ACTCCCTACAAACATTGCAAGACACCTTCAGCTGCAATATGATAAATGAAGAATCACCTATAAATAGTAATTGTAATTCcaaaaaggaagcaaagatTCATCAGGCAGAACCAGTGACAGAAAAATCCTGTG gGGACCTTCCACTGTCTGATGAGAGCACAAGGCCCTGTGGTGGTACTGGCAATTGtgatgaagaggaagatgatAAAGATGATGTTCAGAGTCAgtgctcctctgcttcctcagaGGATTATATCATCATTCTCCCTGAGTGCTTTGACACCAGTCGGCCTTTGGGTGACTCCATGTATAGTTCAGCTCTTTCTCAGCCTGGTGTAGAAAAACCAGGAGAACCTGAAGCAGTAGCAGAGAGTCCAGAAGGGGGAAGCCAGCCAGAGATCCAGAGGATCAGTGATGCACTGACAACTTCCCAAACACTGCCTGCAGTACCATCAACCCCAGCGACTGTGGACAGCTTACCCCAGACACAAAG GAATCTTTCATCTCTTCAGAATTCTATCTTCCAAGAACCAAACACACCAGCTTCAGAGAGTATCTCTTCTGCTCCTCATGATCAAGTACAAAGAGAAG aaCCCAGTGGTGAAGATAATCATGGGCCAGGATCTTCTGCATTTCTCACTAGGTTCTCAGAATACCCGAG GTACCCTCAAGGAAGCAGCATTGCAGGAGAACTGGTGAAAGGAGCTTTGTCAGTTGCTGCTTCTGCCTACAAAGCATTATTTGCTGGACCACCCATTATTGAACAG cagcctgcagctccagaagagcagactgctgctctgctgtccaGCCTGTGTGAGATGGGATTCTGTGACAGGCAGTTAAACTTGAGCCTGCTGAAGAAACACAACAATAACATGATTGAAGTGGTGACTGAATTGCTTCACATCAGTAACAGAGACTGGTGCAGTAGGTGCTAA